CCTGGGGGGGGGGGCAGAAGCACGAATACATCGTTTTAATGaagttttttcccctcctgcccctgagCTGTGGGATAAACTGCAAACACAGTGGAAATCTGTGCTGAATTCCTGCAAGTTGGCAACACCGGGAGATGCTGGCTGGATTTATCTAGGAGTGCCCGAGGGGTTTGTGAGCTGGTggctcttcctttctctttcagaaAGTGCAAGGTGTATTTATTTGCATCTTTAAATACCTTGTAGGTGCTGGAGAAGAGGGGGCAAAGCCTGAATctcctccctggcaggaggcagcaCTTGCACAAGCTTCAGATGCTGGACTTGACCCGCAAGCGACGAGAGGTAATGCCAAggtggatttggggaggggatgggggtcTCTCTCCCATGGGCCAGGAGGCTTCAGACCTTTTGCTAGGAATAGGAAATGAAGCTTTCCCTGAGTCTTAGGCCGAGGGCTGGTGGGGAGcatccccaggcccctgtgatCAGCAATTACCTGTGATTTTTCCGACGCTGTGCCCTCATTTGGCCATGACTCACAGAgaaaccaaaaaatccctgtCCCAGTCATGTCCTGTCATGTATCCAGTCTGGCAGATTCCATTTGCTCGGGTTAAACTACTCGACTGTGCAATTATTTCCAGGGCCAACGCCCTAACGCTGTGCCACGTCGAGCTATTAAAGCACattaaaacacattaaaacaCATTAAAGCACATTCGCGCCTCTGCTGCTTGTGTTGACAACTCATTTGCAAACCCAGGCGGAGCTGAAGAGGAATCTCCACAGGGAGGCGAAAATCAATAAGCAAAACATCAAGGAATTCAGCCCCAAGGATGTCCTTGACACTCCCCAGAGGGGtgacagcaccagcagcccggaccccatccctgctgggcacAATCAGCGTTTTCCTGAAGACGACCCTGGTAAGCGGAATAATTTTCCAAGGCGATGCAAAACTCACCCGCCCTCCTAAATGTCATCAGAGAAATTTCCCTGTGCAAGATTCTTCCACTGCTCCACCTCCTGCAGTGATGAGAAGCAGGTTcaggggggaaggggctgtgtTTGCAGGACAAAGCACTGGAATGCTCCAGAGAGCTCTCGGGGGTAAGTGTGACACTCACTGAGGCTGATCACTTTTTAGGTTTAGGGTTTTTCCCCCACTGTCCCTACAGAAGTGGATCTCAGCTACCTCTGCATCCTGACCTGTCCAAGGGATGAGCCCTGTCCTGCTTTGCCTGCAGGTGAAAACCTTTGGCACAGGCTGGGAATGTGGAAGGCTGGAAGTGCTTAAATCAGTGATAAACTCACTGAAGGTGCAATTCCACCAGGAGCAAGGGGAACAAACCTGGCTTCCTATTCCCTTGTGGCTCTCCACCTCAGCTCTCTTCCCCTTGGGGATAAAGCCATATTGCCAGACTCTGTAATTTCACCAAACATCATCCTGAGTGTGTTacacctcccctgccccagaCATGGGCTCTGGTCTTATAGGGAGCTCTCAGGATTTTCCTTACCTGCTGTCTacagccattcccagctcagctccaggtgactgagcagctctgcagctgatattttatttctgatattttatgatattttatttttttctctcccccagGACTCTGCAGGGCTGAACCCTCTCCAGACAGGAGGGGGAAGGTTGACCTGTGGTTCTGCAGGGAGCCACGGACCAGGGATCTGTTCTGGGACTCCTCCAGCACAGACTCAGAGGAATGGGAAGAGAGGATTCACCACAAACCCACACTCGTGAGGACCAAGACAGAGAGAATTTCCCTCTTTGATGACTTCTTTGACAGGGATTTCTAGTGGCATGCGCCAAAGAAACAAGCCCCAgctctggaggggctgggatccccccagatggatgggctggggctggagacAGTGAGTGTGGAGGAGTGAGGAGAAGATAGGAAAAGGCAGatatgtcacagacatcttttcactaaaaatcctcttaggattttttcccttctgaggaGCTGAGGCataagaaacaaaatgtaagcaatggttatctgctgctgggGAATGCATCAGGTGGATTTTtcattggcccatcttggatgtttataattaaggGCCAATCAAGGCCAAGTTATCTTGGACAGAGTCAgggagagctgcctttgttatcattcttcttattctattcttagctttgCCAGCTTCTGAGGACACCtgtccttctatttctttttgtaatatatatatatatcataaaataatcaactaagccttctgaacatggagtcaacattcttgtctcttccctcatccaagaacccctgtggtCACTGTCACACAGATATTTCTAgttaaaaaatacaattttgagCTGAAGGGGGCATTGCAGTCAAGTTCTGTACCTGTCCCAGATGCCATCCTTGTTCTAGACCACAGTCCCCTGATTTCTAAACCAGGGGTGTAATTGTGGCTTCTGAAAGCATTTTATTGTAGAATCAGAATGGTTTgctttggaagggaccttaaatatcaTCTAATTCCAACTCTGTAAGTGCTGGAAGTGGAATTTCTGTGAGTGTGGGCCAGTGGAAAGGACATCTGGAAATGAGGAGCTCACTGATGTGGGGTGAACAAAAACCCTCTGGGTTGTGTGGCTGAATCAAAATTATTGGGGAATAAAGCCTTGGATGGAGCAACAGTGGAATGGGGTagagagaggaggagggggcTGGGGAAAGTTCTGGGTTAACCCCAGATATTAAATTTCaactgaaatgaaatgtttctCTTGCCTTTGAGTTCCTGTTTAAACTGGGGCTAACCTTTTCAAAACCACAAACCCCAGTTCAAAATGCAAGGTAAAATGATTCCTTTAGAAAGtctttaaattacatttttccacATTTCTAAAATTCCTCTTTCACTTTTGTggcttttggtttgtttttttcagtttgtggggggtttttgtttgtttgttggttttggtttttttattattttcttcctgtcctgCACACAGAAATACATGTACTTGCTTCAGAACTAACCACCAGATTTATATATAATCTGAAAAATCTGGCTTTggtccattttttttccctgtccagGGTTCAGTGCTGGGGAGTGATTGATGGAAATGGAGAAATCTCCATCTTTTCCTGCAGACACTCTCCCAGGAATGCTGATCAAGGCTGCAGCACCTCCCAGGGATTTTAACAAGCTGCCCTGTTGCAATCTGACATTTCCAACCACATTGAAAAATAGGATTATATGAAGGTGTCTGATCTATCAAAAATGCTCTTGCAGTTTCCATCTCACATaaactgaatttttttattaaatgatcTCATTTTCCttacaaaataatttgttcCCTGAGAGGGAACTTCACCCAATTCTCCTGTATCCTGTCTGGTTGTCCCTGGAGGTCCATAAAGGCCACCAAGTTTGTGGATTTCCAGCACTTTATATAAAAGGAGATTTCAGTGAAATATCACTGTTATTTTAACGTGGCAAACTGGATAAGGAGAGGATTGGTGAAACacgagggagggagggagagattTCCCCACCAGCCCTGATTGCCAGCACCAGCTTTGCCTCTGTTTGCAGCTGCAGGCCAAGGGCATCAACCCTTCCTGGTGCCTCctgcttctctccctcccttcccacctggaACTGGAACTACCAGGGGGGCAAAGCATCCTCAGATCACTCcttgctgcagggcaggggctccaggTGTAACAAACATCATTTACCACCACAGCACTTTCAGCTGGAGACCTGATCCTCTCATTTTTCAAGGCAGAAGAGCGAGATCTGAGTCAGTTCTGGGTTAGCCAGGACAGATGAGGCTTGTCCTGCATCCCTGTCCCCaacctctgctccctccctcagAGCTGTTGTGGGGTGTCTGCACTGCACCCTCAGATTCCTGATTTCCACAGCCAGGAAAAGAGCAGGAGACACATTTTTACACTTATTTAAGGGAGTGAGACACCCATGGCTGACTCACTTTCACCAGTATTTATCTTTATTGAAAATCCccggcagagcaggagctggaaatCACAAAGCCCTAAATCAAGCTGGAGCCTCCACAGCCAAGCTGCCCAggactgagctgctgctgtgtcctgaTTTCACCTGCTTTTGACATCCCTGAATGTATGGCCCATTACAGAATGTCTGCCTGCTCCCTGAGGAAAACTGCACTTTGGAGAAAGCCCACACAccatgtgggatctcagcagaacaacacaaaaacaaagcccagcacagggaaggaagaagaggaatcATTTTAATGAGAAGGAGAGCTGCTCATGGCTAATGAGTCCATGGCTGGAGTCTGTGTGTTTTAAAATGCCCCAAGAACTTTGCTGATGAACACAGCCATTCTTTGTGAGCTGGAAAAACCCTGAGAGCTTCGAGCTCAGTGTTGAGGGTGTGCTGAAAAGGTCAATGATTTAATGGGCTGGAACAATTAATCTGGCACTTGTCTATACACCTGTTCTCTTAATGATGTGACACATCGTCCTTCTGTGTTCCCATCTGTCAACAATTAAGCTATAATTGGTGGAAATGCAATTTATCTCAGCTAGAGCTGATTAGTTCTCCAATAATGGTGTTGCCAGCCTTGGGGAAGAGTGCTGCCCACGGAGAAGTGTCTGTGGGCCACTCCATCCACATCAGAGCCTGTGCACAGAGACTCTCTGAGCATTAATTTACCAATCTGCAGTGTGCAGAATCTGCTCTTACAGAAGGGGGAAAATCAGCAAAGCTGCTCCCATCgcagggggaatggcttccactggcagagggcagggggagatgggatttgggaagaaTTCCTGActctgagggtgggcaggccctggcacagggtgcccagagaagctgtggctgcccctggatccctggaaatgtccaaggccaggctggacaggacttggagcaacctgggatagtggaaggtgtccctgccatggcagggggtggaactggatgagctttagggtcccttccaatccaaaccctTCTGTGAGTCTGTGAAACACTTCTGGTGCTCAAAACTCTTTGACTGTGCTGTTCTTGGTTGTATTAATTCATCACAACCTGTAGAGAGGCAGGGGGCACCTCATCCTCTGCTCATGTTTTCTAACTTCCTTCCAGACActggaaatgaaaacatttcctttGTGACTAAAGGTGAAGCACAGACTTTTCTACAAACTGcagaagatggggaaaaaaaaaaaaaaaccaaaccaaaccagccCAACCAAGCTCCCTCAGTGTGTGTTCTGCAACTCAGCCATGGAGACTCCAGGGAGAGGAATTCAGCTCCCAGTTCCAAATGCTGGAATCATCTGAAGGctgagccaggccaggcagctctggggaggacACAGCCTGCCCCTGACCACAtctgagcacagccagctccaACCCCAGTGACACCCACAGCAACCAGAGTCTgtgtccagcagagcccctcacccccctgtgcctccccaggataaaaatgtgattttgtgGCTATCCCACACTACCCAAAGCTTTAAGGCAAGGCTGAACCCTTCCTGCAGGTTAGAGGAGTCTccacacaggagctgtgctggagaaCCTGCTCAGCCCAGGTTCAGCACCTTCAGAGAACTCAGATTATCATTTTTCACCAAAACAGCAAAGAATGGAGATTTTACACAGTTACTGGTGTGGGTATGGAGAGCAGCAAATGGTACAGCCCCTACAGGAGATGTAGGACAGACCCCTGCCCCAAAGGACACCAGGGAAATGGTTAATGGGGAGATGTTTAGGATTTTATAGGATGTTTTTGTCAAACATGGCCAGAGCAAGCCAAGTTCTTCCAGCTCAGGGTTAACTGAACTCGTTTTGCTGAAATGTGAAATCAAAATGATAATGCTCAGCCTGAAGTCAGCACCAGCCTGG
The Agelaius phoeniceus isolate bAgePho1 chromosome 6, bAgePho1.hap1, whole genome shotgun sequence DNA segment above includes these coding regions:
- the CCDC198 gene encoding factor associated with metabolism and energy: MGLSSSRVPRVAPVPAQGDGPALGALQGLPTEPGRAPAWAQPILQLELPPLRETRYGRASAGPLSWNTLPGQDGTSIIKQHPPRRPQRLEPAIPPQAITPAKPWSQPAVAASPKPKVLEKRGQSLNLLPGRRQHLHKLQMLDLTRKRREAELKRNLHREAKINKQNIKEFSPKDVLDTPQRGDSTSSPDPIPAGHNQRFPEDDPGLCRAEPSPDRRGKVDLWFCREPRTRDLFWDSSSTDSEEWEERIHHKPTLVRTKTERISLFDDFFDRDF